CCGCAGCGGGGCCGTTTTTTTTCGTCCGAAATCGCTACGCTTGGCCCGCGATCCGTTCCGTTTTCATTCGTTCCTCCCCCGCCTCTCCGAAAATAATTGGAGAAAATGATTGGCATGAAAGCTGCTTAGAAGTCCGGCATGACCCTACGCCTGCTCCCCATCCTGATGGCCCTCTTTCTCCTCCCCGCGTCCATTCTCGCCGCCTCGCTCCCCGACTCGCTCCCGCCCTTGGCACGCCTGGAGCAAACGGCCCTGGCCCGGGCCGGCCTCGACCCGGCCAAGATCGGCCGCTGGGAGCGCAACGCCCGCCGCGCCGTCGCCCTGCCCCGCCTGCAGGTCGGCTACGAGCAGCAGTCCCAGAACAACAACACCGCGGTGATCCAGGACAGCATCTCGGTCACCGCCTCGGGAATCACCATCGGTCCCGAATCCAACCGCGTCGACCAGGACTTCGGCAACGACCGCGGCTTCGAGGTCAAGGCCGTCTGGGCCCTGGACGAGCTGCTCTTCAATCGTGACGAGCTCGAGATCAGCCGCGAGTCCCGCGATCTCTACCTGCTGCGCGGCCGCCTGCAGGAGGACCTGCACCAGGCCTACTTCGAGCTGAAATCCCAGCTGCTCCGCTTCGAGCTGGAGCCGGAGACGGCGCAGAACCCCTTCGAGCGGTTGAAGGCCCAACAGTGGATGGAGCGGCTCAACAGCTTAAGCGGCGGCGAGTTCTTCCGCCTCGCCAAGATTTCCCTGCCGCCGCCCCGAAACCCCGAAAGCCAACCCGAATCCCTTCCGGAGGAAAACCATGATCGCCGCCCCCATCACGCCCCAAAAAATCGCGCGCCTCGGCCTGCTGACGGCGGCCCTGCTCCTTGAGCTAGGCTGCGGGACGCCGTCGCCGCTGGAGTTTCAATCCCTGCTCCTCGAGCAACCCTACGTCTTGGAAGTGCGGCCGACCGACCGCGCGGCCCTGCCCGATGCGGCGGAGATCGAGCTGGAATTCTCGGAACGCATCGCCCTCGATTCCCTGGACGGCTCGGCGGTCGCCCTGGTCTCCGGCCTACCCAAAGAGGAGGTCTTGGCGGATGCGGAGGAATTGGCCGAACAGCTCGCCTCGGGCGAGCTGCCTTCGGTCCCGCTGCAGTATTTCCTGGAGGACGACGAGCGGCGCCTGACTCTGGCGCCTGCGGTGGATTTGGAGGCCGGCGTCTATCTCTTGGTCGTCACGCCGCGCCTGCGTTCGGTGCGGGGACTGCCCTTCAACCAAAGGCCCGGCGAGAGCCCCGCGAGCTTCGTCGCGCGCTACACCTACGGCGACGTCCCGCTGACGAGCCTCGACCCGCTTCCCGGCGGCGAAACCGGCCCCGGCGGCCCGGTCTTCGGGCCTCCGCCGGAGACCCTGGTGATCTCGGAGCTGCTCTACGACGGGAAGCTCAGCGACACCGACGGCGAGAACTTCATCGAGCTCTACGGCACGCCGGGCTCGGACATCGGCTTATACCAAATCCTATTTATCAACGGCGCGGACGGGGCGGAGACGGAGCGCATCACGCTCCCGGCGGGCTCCCTCCTACCGGAGGACGGGATCTTCCTCATCGCGGACCTGAAGACCGGCTCGACCACCGCATCCAACGTGTCGGGGGCCGACTTCCTCGACCAGTTCGACCCGCAGAACGGGCCGGACGGGGTGCAGCTGCTGAATCGTGAAGGAAATCTCGTCGACACGTTGGCTTATGGCGAAGGCCTTCCCCCCGTCGCGGCCAACGGACTGCCTTTGGGCGAAGAAGCCCCAGCGCCCGACGTCGTCGCCGGCCATAGTCTGAGCCGAATCAACGGCCAGGATAGTCAAGATAATACGCAGGATTTCGTGGATATGACGACACCCACGCCGGGGGTTTTATGAGCCGATCTAACATTGACCTTTTACATGATAAATATATGATATATCATGTACACGGAGGTCTTATCATGCAAACGGTTGTGACAGAGCGAGGCCAAATTTCCATTCCAGCTTCCATCCGGGAAAAGTTCAATTTGCTTCCCGGCACCTCCATTGAATGGCTCGAGAGGGAAGGCATGTTGATCCTTTTCCCTGTTTCCAAAGACCCCATCAAAGACTTTCGCGACAAGAACAGCAAAGTCTCGGTAGATGACCTATTGAAAGCCAGGGCCCTGGACCGAAAAAAGGAAAGAAGTCCGAGGAAAAACCGACCATGAAACGTTATTTACTGGATACCTCGGCCCTCTTGACATTGAAGCACGAGGAACTCGGCGCAGATGAAGTGGAATACATCCTAAGGCAGGCAAGCTACGGAAAAGTGGAAGTCTGGGTATCCTTCATCACGTTTATGGAACTATTTTATATCGTTTGGCAAAAA
This sequence is a window from Deltaproteobacteria bacterium PRO3. Protein-coding genes within it:
- a CDS encoding AbrB/MazE/SpoVT family DNA-binding domain-containing protein translates to MSRSNIDLLHDKYMIYHVHGGLIMQTVVTERGQISIPASIREKFNLLPGTSIEWLEREGMLILFPVSKDPIKDFRDKNSKVSVDDLLKARALDRKKERSPRKNRP
- a CDS encoding lamin tail domain-containing protein; its protein translation is MIAAPITPQKIARLGLLTAALLLELGCGTPSPLEFQSLLLEQPYVLEVRPTDRAALPDAAEIELEFSERIALDSLDGSAVALVSGLPKEEVLADAEELAEQLASGELPSVPLQYFLEDDERRLTLAPAVDLEAGVYLLVVTPRLRSVRGLPFNQRPGESPASFVARYTYGDVPLTSLDPLPGGETGPGGPVFGPPPETLVISELLYDGKLSDTDGENFIELYGTPGSDIGLYQILFINGADGAETERITLPAGSLLPEDGIFLIADLKTGSTTASNVSGADFLDQFDPQNGPDGVQLLNREGNLVDTLAYGEGLPPVAANGLPLGEEAPAPDVVAGHSLSRINGQDSQDNTQDFVDMTTPTPGVL